The sequence ACGTTGGCGGGCTTCATGTCGCAGTAGAGCAGGCCGCGTTCGTGCATGTACTGCAGGGCGCCGAGGATCTTGCAGCCGTAGGTGAGGACGTGGTCGAGGCGGGGGCGGCCGTGGAAGATCCGCTCGGCGTCGTCGGCGTCGAAGAGCTGTTGCAGGGATCGGCCGCCGATGTAGTCCATGACCAGGTAGCCGGCCGGCGGGCGGCCGGGGGCCTGGTGGTCGGCGTAGGTGATGATGCGGACGATGTCGGGGTGGTGCAGGTCGGTCAGGGAGCGGCGTTCCTCGACGGCGCCCAGGCGGGCGAGCGCGTCGTGGACGTTGATCTGGCCCTTGAGGACGACCCGGTAGCCGTCGGCGCGGGTGTCCTCGGCGAGGTGGATCCAGCCGAGGCCGCCGCGGGCGAGACAGCCGAGGACGCGGTAGTGGCCGGCGACCATGTCGCCCTTGTCCAGCTGGGGCAGGAAGGAGTACGGCGTGCCGCAGCGGGGGCAGCGGCCGGTGGCGCGGGCGCTCTGGCCGCCGTAGCCGATGCCGACGGTCATGGTGCAGCCGTCCGCCCCGCAGCGGCGGCCCCCCGTGGGCGGGCTGGGGTCGGCCACGAGCACGCCGTCGGGGACGGGCACCTCGGGGAGTACGACGAGCCCGTGCTGGTCGAGTTCCCCGACCCCGGCGACGGCGTGCACGGCGGGCGGACCGGGGCTCTCCTCGGCGCCTTCCGCGACGGCCGGGGGCTCGGCACGCGGCGCCGGGTACGGCCGCGCGGGCGGCTCGGCAGGCGGCTCGGCACGCGGCTCGATGTGCCGGTGGCCGCAGGTGTCGCAGTAACCGGTACCCATGATGCGACCCGCACAGCCGGGCCGGGCGCACGAGGTCACGACGCGCTCTCCTCTCCGGAACGGGGCATGCGGCGCGGCGTCACTGCCTGCCGGGAGGCCGCCGGGTGACTGCGGGCGGCGGCCTGGTGACGGGGGGCGGTGGCCTGGTGGTCCGCGGCCGGGGCCGAATTCCCCGGCGCCCGGGCCGAGTTGTCGGGCGTCGCCGGACCGCCCGGGGCCGGGCCCGGCCTCAGGCCCGGACTCGGACTCGGGCTCAGGCCCGGACTCGGACTCGGGCTGTCCGGGGGCGGATTCCCTTCCTGTCCCTCTCCCTGATCCCCGGCTCGCGGGGGGCCCGTCGGCATACCCGGTCCTCCCGTCGCGCCCGCGGCTCCCGTCGTGCCCGTCGGGTCGCCGGGCGTCGGTGCCGACGTCGACGCCGGTGTCGAGCAGAAGGTGACGAAGCGTTCGACCGCCGTCTCGGCGCGCTCGATGTCGCACGGGGTGTGCCGCAGCAGCGAGAGGGCGTCTTCGTAGAGCCGGTACGCCTCCAGGACCGGGTCGCCCGGCACGGCAGCGGGCGTGCCGGACGAGGAGGTTTCGCCGGGTGCGCCCGACGCGGCGGCCGCTCGCCGGCGGCACAGGGGCCATTCGGCGCTCACCCGGCCGAGGAGTTCCTCGCGGCGGTGCAGCCGGGTGTCGAGGTGGCCGATGGCCCGCTCCAGGCGCGTGCGGCGGCGCTCGGCCGCCTCCTCGAAGGTGAACAGCAGGTCGGCGCGGCCGGGTTCGCTCTCGCGTTCCGGGGTGTGGGCGACCCAGGCGCGCAGCATCCGGGTGCGCCGTACGCCGCCGTCGGCCTGGTCGACCAGTTGCCGGGCACCGGGGCCGGGCAGCACCCGGTCCCGGAGCCGCTCGAGGGCCGGGCCCAACTCGTCCGCGATCCGGTCGAGTTCGCCGTGCAGCCGGACCCAGCGGTCGTGCAGCGGCCGGTCCACGAGCGCCTCGGCGGCCTGGTCGGCCCGCTCCCCTCGGCGGCGGAAGACCAGCAGCAGCCGGGCCCCTGCCGGGCGAGCCGGTCCAGCAGGCCGAGCAGGGCGCCGGGTTCGGCGGCCTGGTCGACGCCGACCAGGACCGCGGCGAGCGGGACGCGCAGCGCGCCGAGCCGTTCGGGCCGGGGGTCGTCGCGGATACCCAGGCGGGCGGCGACGCGGTCCATCACCTCGGCGGCGGTGAGCCCCTTGACGTCCAGCGCGAGATCGTGCGCGCCGGCCGGGGGCACGGTCTCGGGCGGGTCGTGGCTGAAGACACTGGTGTTCCGGTCGGTGCGCAGCTCCCGGTCGGCGAGTGTGACGGCCCGGTTCAGGGTCCAGGCGCGGTCGCTGCGGGCGGGGACGACGGTGACGAGGACCGGCCAGCCCTCGCCCCGGAACCAGGAGGCGAGTTCGGTGGCGAAGGGCACGTCGAGCACGCCGGCGCCGCCCCGTGCGCCGGTGCGCAGCCGGGGGTCGACCGCCTCGGCGCCGTCGGTCCAGGCGGCGGCCTGCGGCAGATGGCTGAGGATGGTCTCGGTGGGGCTCATGTAGCTGAAGGCGGAGCCCGGCCCCTCGTCGACGCTGAGGACGATCCCGATGACCTGGTCGGTGGCGTGGTCGACCACTCCCCCGCCGCTGAAGCCGGGCGCGGCCAGTTCGCCCGGGGTCAGCGGGCGCAGCTGCACCTGGCTGTCCCGGCCGCGGGCGGCGACCAGGGTGGCTCCGTGCCATCGGCCGCCGTCGTCGCCGTCCGGGAAGCCGTACATGCTCACCGGTCCGTGCGGTGCGGCGAGCCGGTAGAGCCGGGTGGTGTGCTCGGCGGGCAGGGGCCGGGCGAGGCGCAGCAGGGCGAGGTCGCCGCTGCGGTCGCCGAAGGCGTCCTCGCGCAGCGGCACGTGCTCGTCCTCGTGGACGGTGGCGGGTACGGCGTCGAGCCCGGGGACCGCGACGAGGCGTACGGCGTAGCGGCGGCCGGGAACGGCGACATGGGCGGCGGTGAGCACCCGGTCGGGGGCGAGCAGCACCCCCGCACCGAGGACCCGCCCGTCCGGCGCCTCGATGCGTGCGATCCAGGACGGCGTCCGCAACCGCGATGTGACGGCTCGCTCCCCCGTGCGCGTCATGGTCCCGAGGTTACTCCCAGTACCGGTCCGGTACTACTGGTGTGCACGGGAGCGTTGCCGAGGCGCGGGGGCCGGGGCTAGCGCTGTGGCCGGAAAGGTTTGCCGGAAAGCTCGCGGCGTCCGGTGCGGTGCATCGCAAGGCGGAGCATCGCCCGTGTACTGGATGTACTCGGGTGATGCGGCAACGCGGCGAGGTGCCGTGCCGGGCGTCGCGAGCCGGTGAACCTTTCCGGTCGCAGCACCAGCGAGGGGCCCGTGCTGTGCCCGCGCACCGGCGGGGGCGGGACCGGTGTGCCGGGCCGCCGCCCACGAGAGCGCTGCTCCCCCGCCCGCGCCTGTGTCCTTGCCCTCGGCGGGAGTTCAGTGCTGCGCGTTCAGGGCGGCGACCACCTGCGCGTCGGTGAGCTGCTCGAAGTCCTCGTACCACTGGCCCACGGCGGCGAAGCCGGCCGGGCGGTGCGGGCAGACGACCGTGTCGGCCTCGCCGGCGATCGAGTCCAGCGAGTCGGGGGCGCCGACGGGGACGGCGAGGACGAGGTGCGCGGGGGCGCGGCGGCGGACGTGGCGCAGGGCCGCGCGGGCGGTGGCGCCGGTGGCCAGTCCGTCGTCGATCACGATCACCGTGCGGCCGGCCGGGTCGGGGCGCGGGCGGTCGCCGCGGTAGTGCTGCTCGCGGCGGTGCAGTTCGCGCCGCTCGCGTTCGACCACCGGGGCCATGGACTCCTCGGTCAGGCCGAGCATGCCGAGGGTGTCGGTGTGGAAGAGGGGCGGATCGTCCGCGGCGAGCGCGCCGACGGCGAACTCCTCGTGGTGGGGGGCGCCGATCTTGCGGACGACGAGCACGTCCAGCGGGGCGCCGAGGGCGCGGGCGACCGGCTCGGCGACGGCGATGCCGCCGCGGGGCAGGGCGAGCACGAGGGGGTCGGAGAGGCCTTCCCGTTCGCACAGGCCGGCCAGCAGTCCGGCCAGTTCCCGTCCGGCTTCGGCGCGGTCCCGGAAGCGCATGACTGGTCCTCCTCGGCGGATCCCCCTTCCATGGTGCGCCTGACCGGGCCTTTGCGAAGACAAGAGCATTCACACACCAGATCTATACACTGCGTGTATAGTCCCTGCATGCCTCTTCGGACCGACAAGATCCCGACGACCCGGCGTGCGCCCGGGAAGATGCGCGAGACCTCCGGCAGGTTGCGTCCTGCCGCCCTCGCCGCGGCCGCCGCCTGCCTCGCGCTCACGCTGTCCGGCTGCGCGCAGGCCGACACGACCGCGCCGAGCAGCGCACGGGCCTCGGCGGCGAAGGGCGCACCGGCGAAGTTCGGGACCGCCGACTGCCGCGAGGCGAAGTGCATCGCGCTCACCTTCGACGCGGGGCCAAGCGAGAACTCGGCGCGGCTGCTCGACATCCTGAAGGAGAAGAAGGTCCCGGCCACCTTCTTCCTGCTCGGCAAGAACCACATCGAGAAGTACCCGCAGCTGGTCAAGCGGATGGCGGCCGAGGGACACGAGGTCGCGAGCCACACCTGGGACCACAGGATCCTCACGAAGATCCCGGACGCCCGGATGCGCGACGAGCTGAAGCGCCCCGACGACGCGATCGAGCGGCTCACCGGACGCAGGCCGACCCTGATGCGCCCGCCGCAGGGCCGTACCGACTCCGCCGTGCACAAGATCGCCAAGGAGGAGGGCCTGGCGGAGGTGCTGTGGAGCGTGACCGCCAAGGACTACACGACCGACGACTCGGCGCTCATCGAGAAACGCGTCCTCGGTCAGTCGTCCCGGGACGGGATCATCCTGCTGCACGACATCTACTCCGGCACGGTGCCCGCCGTCCCCGGCATCATCGACGCCCTGAAGGCGCGCGGCTACGTCTTCGTGACGGTGCCCCAGCTGCTCGCTCCGGGCAAGGCGGAGCCGGGCAGGGTGTACCGGCCCTGACGGCTCGGCCGCGTCGGCCGGGGACCGAACTGCCGGAAGACGGGCGGGCATTGCCTACGATCATGCCGTGCCCGTCTTCTCCTTCACCCGCACGGCGCCGCTCCCGCTCGACGAGGCGTGGCGCCGGCTCACCGAGTGGCCCCGCCACGCCGACGCCGTCCCGCTGACCCGGATCAGGGTGCTCACGCCCCCGCCGACCCTGGTGGGCACGCGCTTCGTGGCCCGCTCCGGCATCGGCCCGCTGGCCGTCGACGACATCATGGAGGTGACGGTCTGGCGCCCGCCCACCGGCGACGAGCCCGGCCTGTGCCGCCTGGACAAACGCGGCCGGGTGGTCCTGGGCTGGGCGGAGATCGAGGTCGGCCCGGGGCCCGGGGGCCGTAGCCGGGTGGTGTGGCGGGAGGAGGTGCGCGTGCGTGCGCTGCCGCGTGTCTTCGACGGCGTCCTGGAACGCACGGCACGCGTGATGTTCGGGCGAGCGGTGAACCGGCTGCTCCGGAAGGCGTGAGGGCCGGCCGCCGGGCGTGACGGCCGACCATCGGGCGTGATTGGCCGGCCGCCGGTCGTCGCCCGCCCCGTCGCGGCCGGCCGCTCCTGCCCGCGCTCAGTCCCTGCGGCCCGTCACCGCGACGGTGACCCCCAGCCCGATCATGGTCAGCCCGCCGGTCCCGCCGACGGCGGCCAGCCGCCGGGGCGAGCGGGCGAACCAGTTGCGCGCGGCGGAGGCGGCCAGCCCCCAGACGCTGTCGGAGGCCAGCGCGATGGCGTTGAAGACCAGCCCGAGCAGCAGCATCTGCCCAGGGACGTGCCCCTGGCCGGGATCCACGAACTGGGGCAGTGCGGCGGCGAAGAACACCATCGTCTTGGGGTTGGCCACGCCGACCGCGAAGCCTTCCCAGAAGGTGCGGACGAAGCCGTGCCCGGGGCCGCTCGCCTGCGCGAACGCGGCCCGCAGCGAGCCGCGTTGCCGCCAGGCCCGTACGCCGAGGTACACGAGGCAGGCGGCGCCCGCGAGCTTCAGCGCGGTGAAGACGAGCAGCGACCGCTCCACGACCGGGCCGATGCCGAGCGCGACGGCGCCGACGAGCACGTACGCGCCGAGCGTGTTGCCGGCGACGGTGGTCAGCGCGGCCCGGCGGCCGTGGGCCAGGGCGCGCCCGACCACGAACAGCACGCTGGGGCCGGGCACCACGATGAGCAGGAGGGACAGGGCCGCGAAGGCGGCCAGCCGGTCGGCGGACACCATGGGTTCATGGAAGCGAGGGCGGCCGCCGCCCCGCAAACCGTTTTCCGCGACCGTTCCCCCGCGGCCTCAGGCCACCGACCCGATCCGCGCGGCCGGCCGGGACGCCGTGTCGTGGTGGATGGGGGTGTGCGCGCCGGTCAGCGGGACCCCGCTGCCGCCGCGCCGGCCGGCGACGATCTCCGCGCCGATGGACAGGGCCGTCTCCTCGGGCGTACGGGCGCCGAGGTCGAGGCCGATCGGCGAGCGCAGGCGGGCCAGTTCCAGCTCGGTGACGCCGACGTCGCGCAGCCGCTGGTTGCGGTCGAGGTGGGTGCGGCGCGAGCCCATCGCGCCGACGTAGGCGACCGGCAGCCGCAGGGCGAGCTGCAGCAGCGGTATGTCGAACTTGGCGTCGTGGGTGAGGACGCACAAGGCCGTGCGGGCGTCGACCTGCGTGCGCTCGAGATACTTGTGCGGCCACTCGACGACGATCTCGTCGGCCTCGGGGAAGCGGGTCCTCGTCGCGAACACCGGGCGGGCGTCGCACACGGTGACGTGGTAGCCGAGGAACTTGCCGACCCGGACCAGTGCGGAGGCGAAGTCGATCGCGCCGAAGACGATCATCCGGGGGGCGGGGACGGAGGACTCGACCAGGACCGTGAGCGGGGCGCCGCAGCGCGAGCCCTGCTCGCCGATCTCCAGGGTGCCGGTGCGGCCCGCGTCCAGGAAGGCGCCGGCCTCGGCGGCGACGGTGCGGTCCAGTTCGGGATGGGCGCCGTAGCCGCCGTCACAGGAGCCGTCCGGACGCACCAGGAGGGCCCGGCCCCGCAGCTCGGCCGGGCCGTCCACGATCCGCGCGACCGCCGCCGCCTCCCCACGGGCGGCGGCGGCCAGCGCGGCCGCGACCACCGCCCGGGCGGGACCGTCCGCCCGGACCGGTGTGACGAGGATGTCGATGATGCCGCCGCAGGTCAGGCCGACGGCGAAGGCGTCCTCGTCGCTGTAGCCGAAGCGTTCGAGGACGGTTTCCCCGTCCTCGAGCGCCTGCCGGCACAGCTCGTACACGGCGCCCTCCACGCACCCGCCGGAGACCGAGCCGATCGCGGTGCCGCCCGAGTCCACCGCGAGGGCGGCGCCGGGCTGGCGCGGGGCGCTGCCGCCGACGGCCACCACGGTGGCGACGGCGAAGTCACGGCCCTGCTCGACCCACCGGTTCAGCTCCTCGGCGATGTCCAGCATCTGTCGGTCTCCTAACGGGTTGCGTGAAACGGGCCGCCGGCGCTAGTGCACGCCGAGCCAGGCCTCGATGGGATGAAGCGCGAAGTAGACCAGGAAGACCACCGTGAGGCCCCACATGAAGGCGCCGATCTCACGGGCCTTGCCCTGGGCGGTCTTGATGGCCGTGTAGGAGATGACGCCCGCGGCGACACCGGTGGTGATGGTGTACGTGAACGGCATCAGGACGACGGTCAGGAAGACCGGGATCGCGGTGGCGCGGTCGGCCCAGTCCACGTGCCGGGCGTTCATCAGCATCATGGCGCCGATGACGACCAGGGCGGCGGACGCGACCTCCTGCGGCACGATCGCGGTGACCGGGGTGAAGAACAGGCAGGCCGCGAAGAACAGGCCGGTGACGACGGAGGCGAGGCCGGTGCGGGCGCCTTCGCCGACGCCGGTCGCGGACTCGATGAACACGGTCTGGCCGGAGCCGCCCGCCACCCCGCCGACCGCACCGCCCATGCCGTCGATGAACAGCGCCTTGGACAGGCCGGGCATCCGGCCCTTGTCGTCGGCCAGCTCGGCCTCGGTGCCGACGCCGATGATGGTGGCCATCGCGTCGAAGAAGCCGGCCAGCACGAGGGTGAAGACGATCATGGCGACCGTCATCGCGCCGACCTTGCCCCAGCCGCCGAACTCCACGTGCCCGAGCAGCGAGAAGTCGGGCATCGACACGGCGCTGCCGTGCAGTTCGGGAGCGCCGTTGGCCCACTGCCTGGGGTCGATGACGCCGGCGGCGTTGAGGACCGAGGCGGCGATCGTGCCGGAGACGATGCCGATCAGGATGGCACCGGGGACGTTGCGGGCCTGGAGCATGAAGATCAGGAGCAGGGTGCCGGCGAAGAGCAGCACCGGCCAGCCGGTGAGCTGGCCCGCCGGGCCGAGGCTGAGCGGGGTCTCCTTGCCCTGGTGCACGAAGCCGGACTTGTACAGACCGATGAGGGCGATGAACAGGCCGATGCCCATGGTGATGCCGTGCTTGAGCGCGAGCGGGATCGCATTCATGATCATCTCGCGCAGGCCGGTGACGACCAGCAGCATGATGACCACGCCGTACATCACGCACATGCCCATGGCCTGCGGCCAGGTCATGTTGGGGGCGACCTGCGAGGACAGCACGCCGGAGACGGACAGGCCGGCGGCGAGCGCGAGGGGCACCTTGCCGACGAAGCCCATCAGCAGCGTGGTGAACGCGGCGGCGAGCGCGGTCGCGGTGATCAGCGCCTTCTGGGCGAGCGTGTCGCCGTGGACGTCCTTGCCGGACAGGATGAGCGGGTTGAGCAGGAGGATGTAGGCCATCGCCATGAAGGTGGTGATGCCGCCGCGCACCTCACGCGCGACCGATGATCCTCTTCTGGATATGTGGAAGTACCGGTCGAGCCAGGACCGTCCTGCCGGGACGCGGCTGCCATCGCCGGCGTCCTCGGATGCGGTCCTGGGCTCCACTGACTGCTGGGTCATGGTGCCAACTCCCAAGGTTCACAGGGGCACCCGTACAACTGCCCTGACAGGTACGGGATTTGGGAATGGACGACCCGGGGGACGGCCCGAGACGAACGAATTTCCTGGTACTTCAAGGACCGCGAGCGGAGCGGAACTCAAAGGGGTTCCTCCGGGCGGCGCGGCGGAGTGTGTGACGTTCCCTGCGCCGCCCGGAGAGCTGTGGGCTGGTTACGCGGTCCCCGTGAGGTGCTCGGGCCGTACCGGAGTGCGGCTCAGCTCCAGCCCGGTCGCGTTCCGGATCGCCGCGAGGACGGCCGGGGTGGACGACAGGGTCGGGGCCTCGCCGATGCCGCGCAGCCCGTACGGGGCGTGCTCGTCGGCGAGTTCGAGCACGTCGACCGGGATGGTCGGCGTGTCGAGGATCGTGGGGATCAGGTAGTCCGTGAAGGAGGGGTTCCTGACCTTGGCGGTCTTCGGGTCGACGATGATCTCCTCCATCACCGCGACGCCCAGGCCCTGGGTCGTGCCGCCCTGGATCTGGCCGATGACGGAGAGCGGGTTGAGCGCCTTGCCGACGTCCTGGGCGCAGGCCAGCTCGATGACCTTGACCAGGCCGAGTTCGGTGTCGACCTCGACGACCGCCCGGTGCGCGGCGAAGGAGTACTGGACGTGACCGTTGCCCTGGCCGGTGCGCAGGTCGAAGGCCTCGGTCGGCCGGTGCCGCCACTCCGCCTCGATCTCGACGCTCTCGCCCTCGAGGACGTCGGCCAGGTCGCCGAGGACCTCGCCGCCGTCGGTGACGACCTTGCCGCCCTCCAGCAGGAGTTCGGCCGTCGCCCAGGCCGGGTGGTAGCTGCCGAACTTGCGGCGGCCGATCTCCAGGACCTTCTCGCGGACCAGCTCGCAGGTGTGCTTCACGGCGCCGCCGGTGACGTACGTCTGCCGGGAGGCCGAGGTCGAACCCGCCGAGCCGACCTGGGTGTCGGCCGGGTGGATGGTCACCTGGGTGACGCCGAGCTCGGTGCGGGCGATCTGCGCGTGGACGGTGACACCGCCCTGTCCGACCTCCGCCATCGCGGTGTGCACGGTCGCGACCGGCTCGCCGCCGATGACCTCCATGCGGACCTTGGCGGTGGAGTAGTCGTCGAAGCCCTCGGAGAAGCCGACGTTCTTGATGCCGACCGCGTAGCCGACGCCGCGGACGACGCCCTCGCCGTGCGTGGTGTTGGACAGACCGCCGGGCAGCTGCCGTACGTCGGCGCCCTCGCTGGACTCCCACTGGCGCTCGGGCGGCAGCGGCATCGCCTTGATGCGGCGCAGCAGTTCGGCGACCGGGGCCGGGGAGTCGACCGGCTGCCCGGTCGGCATGATGGTCCCCTGCTCCATGGCGTTGAGCCGGCGGAACTCCACCGGGTCCATGCCCAGCTCCTTGGCCAGCTTGTCCATCTGCGCCTCGTAGGCGAAGCAGGCCTGGACCGCGCCGAAGCCGCGCATGGCGCCGCAGGGCGGGTTGTTGGTGTAGAGGGCGATCGCCTCGATGTCGACGTCGTCGATCACGTACGGGCCGACGGAGAGGGAGGAGGCGTTGCCGACGACCGCCGGGGAGGCGGAGGCGTAGGCGCCGCCGTCCAGGACGATCTTGCACTTCATGTGCGTGAGCTTGCCGTCCTTGGTGGCGCCGTGCTCGTAGTACAGCTTCGCCGGGTGCCGGTGGACGTGTCCGAAGAAGGACTCGAACCGGTTGTAGACGATCTTGACGGGCTTGCCGGTGCGCAGCGCCAGCAGGCAGGCGTGGATCTGCATCGACAGGTCCTCGCGGCCGCCGAACGCGCCGCCGACGCCGGCCAGCGTCATGCGCACCTTGTCCTCGGGCAGGCCGAGGACGGGCGCGATCTGGCGCAGGTCGGAGTGGAGCCACTGGGTGGCGATGTAGAGGTGGACGCCGCCGTCCTCCTCGGGGACGGCGAGGCCGGACTCGGGGCCGAGGAAGGCCTGGTCCTGCATGCCGAAGGTGTACTCGCCCTTGACGATGACGTCGGCCCGCTTGCGGGCCTCCTCCACATTGCCGCGGACGATCGGCTGGCGGTGCACGATGTTGGGGTGCGGGACGTGGCCCGCGTGGTGGTCGTCGCGGCCCTCGTGGACCAGGATCGCGTCCGGCGCGGTGGCGGAGGCCTCGTCGGTGATGACGGGCAGTTCCTTGTAGTCGACCTTGATCTTGGCGGCGGCGCGGCGGGCCGTCTCCGGGTGGTCGGCGGCGACGATCGCGACCGGCTCGCCGTGGTGGCGTACCTTGCCGTGCGCGAGGACCGGGGTGTCCTGGATCTCCAGGCCGTAGTTCTTCACCTCGGTGGGCAGGTCGTCGTACGTCAGCACCGCGTACACACCCGCCATGGCGAGCGCCTCGGAGACGTCGATCGACACGATCTCGGCGTGCGCGACGGTGGAGCGCAGGATCTGGCCCCAGAGCATGTCCTCGTGCCACATGTCGGACGAGTACGCGAACTCGCCGGTGACCTTGAGGGTGCCGTCCGGGCGGAGCGTGGACTCCCCGATGCCGCCCTTGG comes from Streptomyces sp. FXJ1.172 and encodes:
- a CDS encoding trypsin-like peptidase domain-containing protein, with product MTRTGERAVTSRLRTPSWIARIEAPDGRVLGAGVLLAPDRVLTAAHVAVPGRRYAVRLVAVPGLDAVPATVHEDEHVPLREDAFGDRSGDLALLRLARPLPAEHTTRLYRLAAPHGPVSMYGFPDGDDGGRWHGATLVAARGRDSQVQLRPLTPGELAAPGFSGGGVVDHATDQVIGIVLSVDEGPGSAFSYMSPTETILSHLPQAAAWTDGAEAVDPRLRTGARGGAGVLDVPFATELASWFRGEGWPVLVTVVPARSDRAWTLNRAVTLADRELRTDRNTSVFSHDPPETVPPAGAHDLALDVKGLTAAEVMDRVAARLGIRDDPRPERLGALRVPLAAVLVGVDQAAEPGALLGLLDRLARQGPGCCWSSAAEGSGPTRPPRRSWTGRCTTAGSGCTANSTGSRTSWARPSSGSGTGCCPAPVPGNWSTRPTAAYGAPGCCAPGSPTPRNARANPAAPTCCSPSRRRPSAAARAWSGPSATSTPGCTAARNSSAG
- a CDS encoding phosphoribosyltransferase; translation: MRFRDRAEAGRELAGLLAGLCEREGLSDPLVLALPRGGIAVAEPVARALGAPLDVLVVRKIGAPHHEEFAVGALAADDPPLFHTDTLGMLGLTEESMAPVVERERRELHRREQHYRGDRPRPDPAGRTVIVIDDGLATGATARAALRHVRRRAPAHLVLAVPVGAPDSLDSIAGEADTVVCPHRPAGFAAVGQWYEDFEQLTDAQVVAALNAQH
- a CDS encoding polysaccharide deacetylase family protein, with amino-acid sequence MRETSGRLRPAALAAAAACLALTLSGCAQADTTAPSSARASAAKGAPAKFGTADCREAKCIALTFDAGPSENSARLLDILKEKKVPATFFLLGKNHIEKYPQLVKRMAAEGHEVASHTWDHRILTKIPDARMRDELKRPDDAIERLTGRRPTLMRPPQGRTDSAVHKIAKEEGLAEVLWSVTAKDYTTDDSALIEKRVLGQSSRDGIILLHDIYSGTVPAVPGIIDALKARGYVFVTVPQLLAPGKAEPGRVYRP
- a CDS encoding Immediate-early protein 2, coding for MPVFSFTRTAPLPLDEAWRRLTEWPRHADAVPLTRIRVLTPPPTLVGTRFVARSGIGPLAVDDIMEVTVWRPPTGDEPGLCRLDKRGRVVLGWAEIEVGPGPGGRSRVVWREEVRVRALPRVFDGVLERTARVMFGRAVNRLLRKA
- a CDS encoding LysE family translocator, whose protein sequence is MVSADRLAAFAALSLLLIVVPGPSVLFVVGRALAHGRRAALTTVAGNTLGAYVLVGAVALGIGPVVERSLLVFTALKLAGAACLVYLGVRAWRQRGSLRAAFAQASGPGHGFVRTFWEGFAVGVANPKTMVFFAAALPQFVDPGQGHVPGQMLLLGLVFNAIALASDSVWGLAASAARNWFARSPRRLAAVGGTGGLTMIGLGVTVAVTGRRD
- a CDS encoding XdhC family protein, translating into MLDIAEELNRWVEQGRDFAVATVVAVGGSAPRQPGAALAVDSGGTAIGSVSGGCVEGAVYELCRQALEDGETVLERFGYSDEDAFAVGLTCGGIIDILVTPVRADGPARAVVAAALAAAARGEAAAVARIVDGPAELRGRALLVRPDGSCDGGYGAHPELDRTVAAEAGAFLDAGRTGTLEIGEQGSRCGAPLTVLVESSVPAPRMIVFGAIDFASALVRVGKFLGYHVTVCDARPVFATRTRFPEADEIVVEWPHKYLERTQVDARTALCVLTHDAKFDIPLLQLALRLPVAYVGAMGSRRTHLDRNQRLRDVGVTELELARLRSPIGLDLGARTPEETALSIGAEIVAGRRGGSGVPLTGAHTPIHHDTASRPAARIGSVA
- a CDS encoding NCS2 family permease gives rise to the protein MTQQSVEPRTASEDAGDGSRVPAGRSWLDRYFHISRRGSSVAREVRGGITTFMAMAYILLLNPLILSGKDVHGDTLAQKALITATALAAAFTTLLMGFVGKVPLALAAGLSVSGVLSSQVAPNMTWPQAMGMCVMYGVVIMLLVVTGLREMIMNAIPLALKHGITMGIGLFIALIGLYKSGFVHQGKETPLSLGPAGQLTGWPVLLFAGTLLLIFMLQARNVPGAILIGIVSGTIAASVLNAAGVIDPRQWANGAPELHGSAVSMPDFSLLGHVEFGGWGKVGAMTVAMIVFTLVLAGFFDAMATIIGVGTEAELADDKGRMPGLSKALFIDGMGGAVGGVAGGSGQTVFIESATGVGEGARTGLASVVTGLFFAACLFFTPVTAIVPQEVASAALVVIGAMMLMNARHVDWADRATAIPVFLTVVLMPFTYTITTGVAAGVISYTAIKTAQGKAREIGAFMWGLTVVFLVYFALHPIEAWLGVH
- a CDS encoding xanthine dehydrogenase family protein molybdopterin-binding subunit; this translates as MPTNGAPTKITQGSQTKGGIGESTLRPDGTLKVTGEFAYSSDMWHEDMLWGQILRSTVAHAEIVSIDVSEALAMAGVYAVLTYDDLPTEVKNYGLEIQDTPVLAHGKVRHHGEPVAIVAADHPETARRAAAKIKVDYKELPVITDEASATAPDAILVHEGRDDHHAGHVPHPNIVHRQPIVRGNVEEARKRADVIVKGEYTFGMQDQAFLGPESGLAVPEEDGGVHLYIATQWLHSDLRQIAPVLGLPEDKVRMTLAGVGGAFGGREDLSMQIHACLLALRTGKPVKIVYNRFESFFGHVHRHPAKLYYEHGATKDGKLTHMKCKIVLDGGAYASASPAVVGNASSLSVGPYVIDDVDIEAIALYTNNPPCGAMRGFGAVQACFAYEAQMDKLAKELGMDPVEFRRLNAMEQGTIMPTGQPVDSPAPVAELLRRIKAMPLPPERQWESSEGADVRQLPGGLSNTTHGEGVVRGVGYAVGIKNVGFSEGFDDYSTAKVRMEVIGGEPVATVHTAMAEVGQGGVTVHAQIARTELGVTQVTIHPADTQVGSAGSTSASRQTYVTGGAVKHTCELVREKVLEIGRRKFGSYHPAWATAELLLEGGKVVTDGGEVLGDLADVLEGESVEIEAEWRHRPTEAFDLRTGQGNGHVQYSFAAHRAVVEVDTELGLVKVIELACAQDVGKALNPLSVIGQIQGGTTQGLGVAVMEEIIVDPKTAKVRNPSFTDYLIPTILDTPTIPVDVLELADEHAPYGLRGIGEAPTLSSTPAVLAAIRNATGLELSRTPVRPEHLTGTA